One window of Ammospiza nelsoni isolate bAmmNel1 chromosome 12, bAmmNel1.pri, whole genome shotgun sequence genomic DNA carries:
- the SLC35C2 gene encoding solute carrier family 35 member C2 isoform X2: MAAGAGGAALGRAALAAPLVLLYYGFSIGITFYNKWLMKSFPFPLLVTLLHLLLIFALAALARALERCRSGRPRAALSWADCLRRAAPAALSTSLDIGLSNWSFLYVTVSLYTMTKSSAILFILLFSLLFKLEEMRVTLLLVVLLIAGGLFMFTYKSTQFNAQGFVLVLCASFLGGIRWTLTQILMQKAELGLQNPIDIMFHLQPLMFLGLLPLFAVFEGLPLSISEKLSRFHEAGMLFSLEICILFLATHLLGDRLSLLNWLGFAVCLLGISLHVVLKAMNSKGDKALEPHKEGSSDPDLQLLLRHPEQAEEEEEVVETPQQH; this comes from the exons AtggcggcgggggcgggcggcgcggccctggggcgggcggcgctgGCGGCGCCGCTGGTGCTGCTCTACTACGGCTTCTCCATCGGCATCACCTTCTACAACAAGTGGCTGATGAAG AGCTTCCCGTTCCCGCTGCTGGTCACGCTGCTGCACCTGCTGCTCATCTTCGCTCTGGCGGCGCTCGCCCGCGCCCTGGAGCGCTGCCGCTCCGGGCGGCCGCGGGCAGCGCTGTCCTGGGCCGACTGCCTCCGCCGGGCCGCCCCCGCAG ctctgtcaaCTTCCTTGGATATTGGGCTGAGTAACTGGAGCTTCCTGTATGTCACTGTCTCCCT CTACACGATGACCAAATCCTCTGCCATTCTCTTCATCCTGCTTTTTTCACTGCTCTTCAAGCTGGAGGAGATG AGGGTGACGTTGCTGCTGGTCGTTCTGCTCATTGCTGGGGGACTCTTCATGTTCACCTACAAGTCCACACAGTTCAACGCTCAGGGCTTTGTGCTGGTGCTCTGTGCCTCCTTCCTGGGGGGCATTCGCTGGACTCTCACACAGATCCTGATGCAGAAGGCTGAACTGG GGCTCCAGAATCCCATTGATATcatgtttcacctgcagccgCTCAtgttcctggggctcctcccaCTCTTTGCGGTGTTTGAGG GCCTTCCTTTGTCCATATCAGAGAAGCTCTCCCGTTTCCATGAAGCAGGAATGCTGTTCTCTCTG gAAATCTGCATTTTATTCCTGGCCACACATTTACTGGGAGACCGCCTCAGTCTCTTGAActggctgggctttgctgtctGCCTGTTGGGAATCTCCCTCCACGTTGTTCTCAAAGCCATGAATTCCAAAG GTGACAAAGCACTGGAGCCGCACAAAGAGGGCAGCTCTGACCctgacctgcagctgctgctgcgcCACCCCGAgcaggctgaggaagaggaggaggttgttgaaaccccacagcagcactga
- the ELMO2 gene encoding engulfment and cell motility protein 2 isoform X2, translated as MPPPSDIVKVAVEWPGANAQLLEIDQKRPLASIIKEVCDGWSLPNPEYYTLRYADGPQLYITEQTRCDIKNGTILQLAVSPSRAARQLMERIQSHSMEARLDAMKELAKLSADVTFATEFINMEGITVLTRLVESGTKLLSHYSEMLAFTLTAFLELMDHGIVSWDMVSITFIKQIAGYVSQPMVDVSILQRSLAILESMVLNSQTLYQKIAEEITVGQLISHLQVSNQEIQTYAIALINALFLKAPEDKRQDKLLNPLDLPITEMANAFAQKHLRSIILNHVIRGNRPIKTEMAHQLYVLQVLTFNLLEERMMTKMDPNDQAQRDIIFELRRIAFDAESDSNTVPGSGTEKRKAMYTKDYKMLGFTNHINPAMDFTQTPPGMLALDNMLYLAKFHQDTYIRIVLENSSREDKHECPFGRSAIELTRMLCEILQVGELPNEGRNDYHPMFFTHDRAFEELFAICIQLLNKTWKEMRATAEDFNKVMQVVREQITRALPSKPNSLDQFKSKLRSLSYSEILRLRQSERMSQDDFQSPPIVELREKIQPEILELIKQQRLNRLCEGSSFRKIGNRRRQERFWYCRLALNHKVLHYGDLEDNAQGEVTFESLQEKIADIKAIVTGKDCPHMKEKSALKQNKEVLELAFSILYDPDETLNFIAPNKYEYCIWIDGLNALLGKDMSSELTKSDLDTLLSMEMKLRLLDLENIQIPEAPPPIPKEPSSYDFVYHYG; from the exons ATGCCACCACCTTCAGACATTGTGAAAGTGGCTGTTGAGTGGCCAGGTGCCAAtgcccagctgctggaaatAGATCAG AAAAGGCCTCTTGCATCCATCATCAAGGAGGTCTGTGATGG GTGGTCACTGCCAAACCCTGAGTACTACACGCTGCGTTATGCTGATGGTCCTCAGCTGTACATCACAGAGCAG ACTCGCTGTGACATCAAGAACGGAACCATCCTCCAGCTGGCAGTGTCCCCG TCCAGGGCAGCTCGCCAGCTGATGGAGAGGATCCAGTCCCACAGCAtggaagccaggctggatgcCATGAAGGAACTGGCCAAACTTTCAGCAGACGTCACCTTTGCCACAGAGTTCATCAACATGGAAGGGATTACAGTGCTGACACGGCTGGTGGAGAGTGGGACAAAGCTTCTATCCCA TTATAGTGAGATGTTGGCTTTCACCCTGACTGCCTTCTTGGAGCTCATGGACCACGGTATTGTCTCCTGGGACATGGTCTCAATAACCTTCATCAAACAG ATTGCAGGGTACGTGAGCCAGCCCATGGTGGACGTGTCCATCCTGCAGCGCTCCCTGGCCATCCTGGAGAGCATGGTGCTCAACAGCCAGACTCTGTACCAGAAGATTGCAGAGGAGATCACTGTGGGGCAGCTCATTTCCCACCTGCAAGT ctcAAACCAAGAGATTCAGACATATGCCATTGCCTTGATCAATGCCCTCTTCCTGAAGGCACCTGAGGACAAGAGACAG GACAAGCTGCTTAACCCACTAGACCTGCCCATCACT GAAATGGCTAATGCATTTGCCCAGAAGCACCTGAGGTCTATAATCCTAAAT CATGTGATCAGAGGAAACCGCCCCATTAAAACAGAAATGGCCCATCAGCTCTACGTTCTGCAGGTCCTGACTTTTAATCTCCTGGAAGAGAGAATGATGACCAAGATGGATCCCAATGACCAG GCACAGAGAGACATCATATTTGAGTTGAGAAGAATTGCATTTGATGCAGAGTCTGACAGCAACACCGTCCCTGGCAGCGGAACAGAGAAACGCAAAGCCATGTACACCAAGGACTACAAGATGCTGGGATTCACT AATCACATCAATCCAGCCATGGATTTTACACAGACTCCTCctgggatgctggcattggacAACATGCTTTACTTGGCCAAATTTCATCAGGACACCTATATCAGG ATTGTTCTGGAGAACAGCAGCCGAGAAGATAAACATGAGTGTCCCTTTGGGCGCAGTGCCATTGAGCTCACCAGGATGCTTTGTGAGATCCTGCAAGTTGGGGAACTCC ccaatgaaggcaggaatgactATCACCCCATGTTTTTCACCCATGACCGTGCATTTGAGGAATTGTTTGCCATCTGTATCCAGCTGTTGAACAAGACCTGGAAAGAAATGAGGGCGACAGCAGAAGATTTTAATAAG GTTATGCAGGTTGTTAGGGAACAGATCACAAGGGCTCTGCCCTCTAAACCAAACTCCTTGGACCAGTTCAAGAGCAAACTGCGCAGCCTGAGCTATTCTGAGATTCTGCGGCTACGCCAGTCTGAGAGAATGAGCCAAGATGACTTCCAGTCCCCACCTATTGT GGAGCTGAGAGAGAAAATCCAACCTGAGATCTTGGAGCTGATAAAGCAGCAGCGCCTGAACAGGCTTTGTGAGGGAAGTAGCTTTAGGAAAATTGGAAATCGCAGAAGACAAG AAAGGTTCTGGTATTGTCGGCTGGCTCTGAATCACAAGGTGCTACACTATGGAGACCTGGAAGATAATGCCCAGGGGGAAGTGACCTTTGAATCTTTACAGGAAAAAA TTGCAGACATCAAAGCCATTGTCACAGGGAAGGATTGTCCACACATGAAGGAGAAAAGTGCACTGAAACAGAATAAG GAAGTGTTAGAATTGGCCTTCTCCATATTATACGATCCCGATGAGACCTTGAACTTCATTGCACCTAATAAATATGAG TACTGTATCTGGATTGATGGGCTTAACGCCCTGTTGGGGAAGGACATGTCCAGTGAGCTGACCAAGAGCGACCTGGACACGCTGCTGAGCATGGAAATGAAGCTGAGGCTCCTGGACTTGGAGAACATCCAGATCCCCGAAGCGCCGCCGCCGATTCCTAAGGAGCCGAGCAGCTACGACTTCGTGTACCACTACGGCTGA
- the ELMO2 gene encoding engulfment and cell motility protein 2 isoform X1: MPPPSDIVKVAVEWPGANAQLLEIDQKRPLASIIKEVCDGWSLPNPEYYTLRYADGPQLYITEQTRCDIKNGTILQLAVSPSRAARQLMERIQSHSMEARLDAMKELAKLSADVTFATEFINMEGITVLTRLVESGTKLLSHYSEMLAFTLTAFLELMDHGIVSWDMVSITFIKQIAGYVSQPMVDVSILQRSLAILESMVLNSQTLYQKIAEEITVGQLISHLQVSNQEIQTYAIALINALFLKAPEDKRQDKLLNPLDLPITEMANAFAQKHLRSIILNHVIRGNRPIKTEMAHQLYVLQVLTFNLLEERMMTKMDPNDQAQRDIIFELRRIAFDAESDSNTVPGSGTEKRKAMYTKDYKMLGFTNHINPAMDFTQTPPGMLALDNMLYLAKFHQDTYIRIVLENSSREDKHECPFGRSAIELTRMLCEILQVGELPNEGRNDYHPMFFTHDRAFEELFAICIQLLNKTWKEMRATAEDFNKVMQVVREQITRALPSKPNSLDQFKSKLRSLSYSEILRLRQSERMSQDDFQSPPIVELREKIQPEILELIKQQRLNRLCEGSSFRKIGNRRRQERFWYCRLALNHKVLHYGDLEDNAQGEVTFESLQEKIPVADIKAIVTGKDCPHMKEKSALKQNKEVLELAFSILYDPDETLNFIAPNKYEYCIWIDGLNALLGKDMSSELTKSDLDTLLSMEMKLRLLDLENIQIPEAPPPIPKEPSSYDFVYHYG; encoded by the exons ATGCCACCACCTTCAGACATTGTGAAAGTGGCTGTTGAGTGGCCAGGTGCCAAtgcccagctgctggaaatAGATCAG AAAAGGCCTCTTGCATCCATCATCAAGGAGGTCTGTGATGG GTGGTCACTGCCAAACCCTGAGTACTACACGCTGCGTTATGCTGATGGTCCTCAGCTGTACATCACAGAGCAG ACTCGCTGTGACATCAAGAACGGAACCATCCTCCAGCTGGCAGTGTCCCCG TCCAGGGCAGCTCGCCAGCTGATGGAGAGGATCCAGTCCCACAGCAtggaagccaggctggatgcCATGAAGGAACTGGCCAAACTTTCAGCAGACGTCACCTTTGCCACAGAGTTCATCAACATGGAAGGGATTACAGTGCTGACACGGCTGGTGGAGAGTGGGACAAAGCTTCTATCCCA TTATAGTGAGATGTTGGCTTTCACCCTGACTGCCTTCTTGGAGCTCATGGACCACGGTATTGTCTCCTGGGACATGGTCTCAATAACCTTCATCAAACAG ATTGCAGGGTACGTGAGCCAGCCCATGGTGGACGTGTCCATCCTGCAGCGCTCCCTGGCCATCCTGGAGAGCATGGTGCTCAACAGCCAGACTCTGTACCAGAAGATTGCAGAGGAGATCACTGTGGGGCAGCTCATTTCCCACCTGCAAGT ctcAAACCAAGAGATTCAGACATATGCCATTGCCTTGATCAATGCCCTCTTCCTGAAGGCACCTGAGGACAAGAGACAG GACAAGCTGCTTAACCCACTAGACCTGCCCATCACT GAAATGGCTAATGCATTTGCCCAGAAGCACCTGAGGTCTATAATCCTAAAT CATGTGATCAGAGGAAACCGCCCCATTAAAACAGAAATGGCCCATCAGCTCTACGTTCTGCAGGTCCTGACTTTTAATCTCCTGGAAGAGAGAATGATGACCAAGATGGATCCCAATGACCAG GCACAGAGAGACATCATATTTGAGTTGAGAAGAATTGCATTTGATGCAGAGTCTGACAGCAACACCGTCCCTGGCAGCGGAACAGAGAAACGCAAAGCCATGTACACCAAGGACTACAAGATGCTGGGATTCACT AATCACATCAATCCAGCCATGGATTTTACACAGACTCCTCctgggatgctggcattggacAACATGCTTTACTTGGCCAAATTTCATCAGGACACCTATATCAGG ATTGTTCTGGAGAACAGCAGCCGAGAAGATAAACATGAGTGTCCCTTTGGGCGCAGTGCCATTGAGCTCACCAGGATGCTTTGTGAGATCCTGCAAGTTGGGGAACTCC ccaatgaaggcaggaatgactATCACCCCATGTTTTTCACCCATGACCGTGCATTTGAGGAATTGTTTGCCATCTGTATCCAGCTGTTGAACAAGACCTGGAAAGAAATGAGGGCGACAGCAGAAGATTTTAATAAG GTTATGCAGGTTGTTAGGGAACAGATCACAAGGGCTCTGCCCTCTAAACCAAACTCCTTGGACCAGTTCAAGAGCAAACTGCGCAGCCTGAGCTATTCTGAGATTCTGCGGCTACGCCAGTCTGAGAGAATGAGCCAAGATGACTTCCAGTCCCCACCTATTGT GGAGCTGAGAGAGAAAATCCAACCTGAGATCTTGGAGCTGATAAAGCAGCAGCGCCTGAACAGGCTTTGTGAGGGAAGTAGCTTTAGGAAAATTGGAAATCGCAGAAGACAAG AAAGGTTCTGGTATTGTCGGCTGGCTCTGAATCACAAGGTGCTACACTATGGAGACCTGGAAGATAATGCCCAGGGGGAAGTGACCTTTGAATCTTTACAGGAAAAAA TTCCAGTTGCAGACATCAAAGCCATTGTCACAGGGAAGGATTGTCCACACATGAAGGAGAAAAGTGCACTGAAACAGAATAAG GAAGTGTTAGAATTGGCCTTCTCCATATTATACGATCCCGATGAGACCTTGAACTTCATTGCACCTAATAAATATGAG TACTGTATCTGGATTGATGGGCTTAACGCCCTGTTGGGGAAGGACATGTCCAGTGAGCTGACCAAGAGCGACCTGGACACGCTGCTGAGCATGGAAATGAAGCTGAGGCTCCTGGACTTGGAGAACATCCAGATCCCCGAAGCGCCGCCGCCGATTCCTAAGGAGCCGAGCAGCTACGACTTCGTGTACCACTACGGCTGA
- the SLC35C2 gene encoding solute carrier family 35 member C2 isoform X1: protein MAAGAGGAALGRAALAAPLVLLYYGFSIGITFYNKWLMKSFPFPLLVTLLHLLLIFALAALARALERCRSGRPRAALSWADCLRRAAPAALSTSLDIGLSNWSFLYVTVSLYTMTKSSAILFILLFSLLFKLEEMRVTLLLVVLLIAGGLFMFTYKSTQFNAQGFVLVLCASFLGGIRWTLTQILMQKAELGLQNPIDIMFHLQPLMFLGLLPLFAVFEGLPLSISEKLSRFHEAGMLFSLVGKLFLGGILAFGLGFSEFLLVSRTSSLTLSIAGIFKEICILFLATHLLGDRLSLLNWLGFAVCLLGISLHVVLKAMNSKGDKALEPHKEGSSDPDLQLLLRHPEQAEEEEEVVETPQQH, encoded by the exons AtggcggcgggggcgggcggcgcggccctggggcgggcggcgctgGCGGCGCCGCTGGTGCTGCTCTACTACGGCTTCTCCATCGGCATCACCTTCTACAACAAGTGGCTGATGAAG AGCTTCCCGTTCCCGCTGCTGGTCACGCTGCTGCACCTGCTGCTCATCTTCGCTCTGGCGGCGCTCGCCCGCGCCCTGGAGCGCTGCCGCTCCGGGCGGCCGCGGGCAGCGCTGTCCTGGGCCGACTGCCTCCGCCGGGCCGCCCCCGCAG ctctgtcaaCTTCCTTGGATATTGGGCTGAGTAACTGGAGCTTCCTGTATGTCACTGTCTCCCT CTACACGATGACCAAATCCTCTGCCATTCTCTTCATCCTGCTTTTTTCACTGCTCTTCAAGCTGGAGGAGATG AGGGTGACGTTGCTGCTGGTCGTTCTGCTCATTGCTGGGGGACTCTTCATGTTCACCTACAAGTCCACACAGTTCAACGCTCAGGGCTTTGTGCTGGTGCTCTGTGCCTCCTTCCTGGGGGGCATTCGCTGGACTCTCACACAGATCCTGATGCAGAAGGCTGAACTGG GGCTCCAGAATCCCATTGATATcatgtttcacctgcagccgCTCAtgttcctggggctcctcccaCTCTTTGCGGTGTTTGAGG GCCTTCCTTTGTCCATATCAGAGAAGCTCTCCCGTTTCCATGAAGCAGGAATGCTGTTCTCTCTGGTAGGGAAGCTGTTCTTGGGTGGAATTCTTGCCTTTGGTCTAGGCTTTTCTGAGTTCCTCTTGGTTTCCAGAACATCTAGCCTCACCCTTTCCATTGCTGGCATTTTTAAG gAAATCTGCATTTTATTCCTGGCCACACATTTACTGGGAGACCGCCTCAGTCTCTTGAActggctgggctttgctgtctGCCTGTTGGGAATCTCCCTCCACGTTGTTCTCAAAGCCATGAATTCCAAAG GTGACAAAGCACTGGAGCCGCACAAAGAGGGCAGCTCTGACCctgacctgcagctgctgctgcgcCACCCCGAgcaggctgaggaagaggaggaggttgttgaaaccccacagcagcactga
- the ELMO2 gene encoding engulfment and cell motility protein 2 isoform X3, which translates to MPPPSDIVKVAVEWPGANAQLLEIDQKRPLASIIKEVCDGWSLPNPEYYTLRYADGPQLYITEQTRCDIKNGTILQLAVSPSRAARQLMERIQSHSMEARLDAMKELAKLSADVTFATEFINMEGITVLTRLVESGTKLLSHYSEMLAFTLTAFLELMDHGIVSWDMVSITFIKQIAGYVSQPMVDVSILQRSLAILESMVLNSQTLYQKIAEEITVGQLISHLQVSNQEIQTYAIALINALFLKAPEDKRQEMANAFAQKHLRSIILNHVIRGNRPIKTEMAHQLYVLQVLTFNLLEERMMTKMDPNDQAQRDIIFELRRIAFDAESDSNTVPGSGTEKRKAMYTKDYKMLGFTNHINPAMDFTQTPPGMLALDNMLYLAKFHQDTYIRIVLENSSREDKHECPFGRSAIELTRMLCEILQVGELPNEGRNDYHPMFFTHDRAFEELFAICIQLLNKTWKEMRATAEDFNKVMQVVREQITRALPSKPNSLDQFKSKLRSLSYSEILRLRQSERMSQDDFQSPPIVELREKIQPEILELIKQQRLNRLCEGSSFRKIGNRRRQERFWYCRLALNHKVLHYGDLEDNAQGEVTFESLQEKIPVADIKAIVTGKDCPHMKEKSALKQNKEVLELAFSILYDPDETLNFIAPNKYEYCIWIDGLNALLGKDMSSELTKSDLDTLLSMEMKLRLLDLENIQIPEAPPPIPKEPSSYDFVYHYG; encoded by the exons ATGCCACCACCTTCAGACATTGTGAAAGTGGCTGTTGAGTGGCCAGGTGCCAAtgcccagctgctggaaatAGATCAG AAAAGGCCTCTTGCATCCATCATCAAGGAGGTCTGTGATGG GTGGTCACTGCCAAACCCTGAGTACTACACGCTGCGTTATGCTGATGGTCCTCAGCTGTACATCACAGAGCAG ACTCGCTGTGACATCAAGAACGGAACCATCCTCCAGCTGGCAGTGTCCCCG TCCAGGGCAGCTCGCCAGCTGATGGAGAGGATCCAGTCCCACAGCAtggaagccaggctggatgcCATGAAGGAACTGGCCAAACTTTCAGCAGACGTCACCTTTGCCACAGAGTTCATCAACATGGAAGGGATTACAGTGCTGACACGGCTGGTGGAGAGTGGGACAAAGCTTCTATCCCA TTATAGTGAGATGTTGGCTTTCACCCTGACTGCCTTCTTGGAGCTCATGGACCACGGTATTGTCTCCTGGGACATGGTCTCAATAACCTTCATCAAACAG ATTGCAGGGTACGTGAGCCAGCCCATGGTGGACGTGTCCATCCTGCAGCGCTCCCTGGCCATCCTGGAGAGCATGGTGCTCAACAGCCAGACTCTGTACCAGAAGATTGCAGAGGAGATCACTGTGGGGCAGCTCATTTCCCACCTGCAAGT ctcAAACCAAGAGATTCAGACATATGCCATTGCCTTGATCAATGCCCTCTTCCTGAAGGCACCTGAGGACAAGAGACAG GAAATGGCTAATGCATTTGCCCAGAAGCACCTGAGGTCTATAATCCTAAAT CATGTGATCAGAGGAAACCGCCCCATTAAAACAGAAATGGCCCATCAGCTCTACGTTCTGCAGGTCCTGACTTTTAATCTCCTGGAAGAGAGAATGATGACCAAGATGGATCCCAATGACCAG GCACAGAGAGACATCATATTTGAGTTGAGAAGAATTGCATTTGATGCAGAGTCTGACAGCAACACCGTCCCTGGCAGCGGAACAGAGAAACGCAAAGCCATGTACACCAAGGACTACAAGATGCTGGGATTCACT AATCACATCAATCCAGCCATGGATTTTACACAGACTCCTCctgggatgctggcattggacAACATGCTTTACTTGGCCAAATTTCATCAGGACACCTATATCAGG ATTGTTCTGGAGAACAGCAGCCGAGAAGATAAACATGAGTGTCCCTTTGGGCGCAGTGCCATTGAGCTCACCAGGATGCTTTGTGAGATCCTGCAAGTTGGGGAACTCC ccaatgaaggcaggaatgactATCACCCCATGTTTTTCACCCATGACCGTGCATTTGAGGAATTGTTTGCCATCTGTATCCAGCTGTTGAACAAGACCTGGAAAGAAATGAGGGCGACAGCAGAAGATTTTAATAAG GTTATGCAGGTTGTTAGGGAACAGATCACAAGGGCTCTGCCCTCTAAACCAAACTCCTTGGACCAGTTCAAGAGCAAACTGCGCAGCCTGAGCTATTCTGAGATTCTGCGGCTACGCCAGTCTGAGAGAATGAGCCAAGATGACTTCCAGTCCCCACCTATTGT GGAGCTGAGAGAGAAAATCCAACCTGAGATCTTGGAGCTGATAAAGCAGCAGCGCCTGAACAGGCTTTGTGAGGGAAGTAGCTTTAGGAAAATTGGAAATCGCAGAAGACAAG AAAGGTTCTGGTATTGTCGGCTGGCTCTGAATCACAAGGTGCTACACTATGGAGACCTGGAAGATAATGCCCAGGGGGAAGTGACCTTTGAATCTTTACAGGAAAAAA TTCCAGTTGCAGACATCAAAGCCATTGTCACAGGGAAGGATTGTCCACACATGAAGGAGAAAAGTGCACTGAAACAGAATAAG GAAGTGTTAGAATTGGCCTTCTCCATATTATACGATCCCGATGAGACCTTGAACTTCATTGCACCTAATAAATATGAG TACTGTATCTGGATTGATGGGCTTAACGCCCTGTTGGGGAAGGACATGTCCAGTGAGCTGACCAAGAGCGACCTGGACACGCTGCTGAGCATGGAAATGAAGCTGAGGCTCCTGGACTTGGAGAACATCCAGATCCCCGAAGCGCCGCCGCCGATTCCTAAGGAGCCGAGCAGCTACGACTTCGTGTACCACTACGGCTGA